From the genome of Cryptococcus depauperatus CBS 7841 chromosome 1, complete sequence, one region includes:
- a CDS encoding peptidyl-prolyl cis-trans isomerase-like 1, which yields MAGPSPTYVSFETSVGPFTVELYTSHAPKTCNNFAKLAERGYYNGVIFHRIIPGFMIQGGDPTGTGRGGTSVYGDRFADEIHPDLRFVGAGILAMANSGPNNNGSQFFITCAPTPFLDGKHTIFGRVSSGMKTIQRLEAVRTDKDDRPIEDIKIHRARLGDAAPGGGMAVAMPAA from the exons ATGGCTGGTCCTTCTCCAACATATGTTTCATTTGAAACTTCAGTTGGGCCATTCACGGTAGAACTGTATACTTCTCACGCACCAAAA ACATGCAACAATTTTGCAAAATTGGCCGAGAGAGGATATTACAATGGAGTGATTTTTCATCGAATAATACCT GGATTCATGATCCAAGGAGGTGATCCAACAGGCACTGGAAGGGGTGGAACATCCGTCTATGGTGATAGGTTTGCGGATGAAATTCATCCAGACTTGAGATTTGTCGGAGCAGGAATCCTTGCTATGGCTAATTCTGGGCCAAATAATAATG GTTCCCAATTCTTCATTACATGT GCGCCGACACCTTTCCTGGATGGCAAGCATACCATCTTCGGTCGCGTTTCGTCGGGGATGAAAACTATTCAACGCTTAGAAGCTGTTCGAACAGACAAGGATGACCGACCAATAGAAGACATCAAGATTCATCGAGCGAGACTAGGCGATGCTGCCCCGGGAGGAGGAATGGCTGTGGCTATGCCAGCGGCTTAA